aataaatagtttgatttatttaaacaacaattttggtctcataaatcaagaaaataggttcggagtcggttacgcacgaggaaggattagcaccctcgatacgcccaaaataggtacctagttgattaattagtgtcttagtgtcgaaaattttaaaaaaacttgaaagaattttaaaatacgatccttctttgtaaaaagctcaagtgttaaagaccttctcgtctcaaaatatgaaatgtcacacccagtaagttaggacacgacatcttgaattttcgagagcgagcttgccttttatgaaatctgtgtattttattaaaagggtattcgattatttagaataaacgagagaagtcgaaacccagtaagttagggcacgttttctcgaattctcaaacaccgaatattgcctttatttcgaaacaaaattcttatttcgagatgacaaaatatcatacccggtaagttagggcacaacacttcgtatcttcgagaataagcatttttcaaaactcgtatagtgatttgaaagagtattccgttatttaggttaagtgagaaaagtcgaaacccagtaagttagggcacgattatctcggACTGCCTAATAACGGATtttgcttttatgaaagaattgttttaatacaTTGAACAAAAAGCAACGCGATTtatagtaaaatgtaaaagcaAAATATAGCATTGACGTGTATGAGAACATAATAATGGTGCGACAGTGTCAATAATAACGATATGAGAAATTATAAAAGGATGAAAGCAAAGCtagtaatataaaaatataaaacaaaagcatgagGTAGATAAAATGATCGAATACGTgagtagataaataaataaaacatggcaAAATAAAAAGTGACAATGATGACGAAAGcgataaaaataatagtaatacaaataataataatagtaaaatataataatactaatttaatagtagtaataataataatagagtaatgaataatgataatagtaataataataaggtaagaaaaacaatagtaataataggttaaataagaagaaaaataatatatttacaataacaataaataatgataataacaagTTAAAATAATTAGTAATGAAGTAAcaagtaaataaatataaaaggaaGGTGTATAATATAATATCTATatgaaattaattagtttaaGAATAAGATGATAATAATAGGGATGATACTAAAATAGAGGTAATAACTGTTTGttaagtcataataataatagtaataatatttaaAGATACATGTATATAGAAAAGCAGTAGTAAagggatatatatatgtatatataataataatgataattgaAATAGTGAAAAGGGTATTAGAGTAAAATAAATATGGGTATaatataatgataatagtaataatgataataataaaaaaaaataataataataacaaagtaGTAATGAAAATAAgaagaaatgataaaaaataatagtgagaaaataataaaattaactaatttaataaccaAGGAGTTAAATAACTAAACTAAGGACTATATTGAATTTAAAACAAGAGTTCCGGGCAAATCCGGAAATAAATGAAAGAGGAAGGGACTGATTTGAAAGCGCGACTAACATACGAGGTCCCAAAAGTGAAATAATCCTTTTCCTTCCTAAACGACGTAGTTCGAATAGGGGCCAAATTGAATTCCAAATAGATTACGGGGTCAAAATTAAAAGGAATAAAAAACTTAATTGAAAAGTATCAAAAGCAGAAGGACTTATTGGGAAAATATCCCATCAAGGTAAAAACGCGCGGATCCCCTAGCGGGTCGGGTCACCTGCGCGGATTGAGGgccaaacggcgccgttttgaggTTTCCAAAATCCCCCCTAAAACTATGCCGTTTCATACTCCTATATAAACtaaatttttcaacaaaaattCATTCTTTCCTCTTGTTTCAACAAAAAACCTTCTTTTTTCTCTGTGCAAGTGCTCTGGGTTCGGTCTAGGTTCCGGCGAACCGTCACCGTGCCGTCCGCTGCTCCGGCCACCGTATACGGTGGCCGGAAATCACCCGAGGtaaaattttttccttttttttttatattttataaatcaaTATTTAAGGTGTGTTTCTTGcttatattatatttatgtatgtaaagaaactaaaaaaatataaaattcaagaaAATCACCTTAGGTTCGGGTTTGATTTCCCGTATACTAGATTCTTCTGATTTGGTATTTATTTGCTTTGATTTGCTGACTTTTCTTCCTTTTGAATGCCTCTCTGAAAAAAAATACAAAGTTTTCAAAGGCTTTATATAGCCGTTTACAAAAGGTTTTGGTTCAACTACTTGTCATTTCTTTTTAATTCTTGCAGGAAGAGTGGGCGGTGCTGGCAGAAATCGGTAGTGGAGCAGAGGGGAGCACATGCTGGCGTCGGTGGTGGAGCAGAGGGGAGCACCTGCTGCGGCTAGGGTTCTCTTAGTTCTTCCTTCCCTTTTTAGTcattgtgggctagggttttggTTCTGGGTAGTagatttgggcttattgggcttaGTTAAATTTGGCCTGTACAAATATGTCATAAATGCTTTGATTACAAAAACCCAAAATTCTCAGCAGCAAATTCTTCCTGTTCCATTTCATTCATGTTCCCCAAATTCCAGAAATTTGCTGCTGCTGTTGTTGTTGTTCCAAATTTGGGGTTTCACCTATgtcctttaatttttattgtttgtATTTATTCTTTTGGTAGCCAATAAGGATTCATTCCACAATTATTTACTTACAGCCTTGTCTTTCATTTCTCAGGCAAAAGCTCTTCACTATTCATACTCATTTAAACAAccttttaatatgtttttttttccttGACCAATTAATACTATAATTTTATTAGTGTAACAGTATTTATTAATTCACTCTATTTTGTTTATGCATCACATAAACATTGCAACCATTTTTATAGACATTTTAGTATTAGGTAATTAAAACTTCATTCAACTATTCAAAAGTTGTCATTTAAACTACTAggggttaagtttttttttttttttaatttggttggtGAGTTCCAAACGACAATTTGGCGATCAGTATATTGAATTAGGAGCCAATTTAGTATTATTTTTCAGAAGCACTTTTaagtaaaagttaaaattttcttattctaCTTTTGGCCAAAAAAGTGTTTTTGCATAGTATTTTTTTAATCCCAAAAGCATTTTTGAAAAATTCAAAAGTATTTCGTTTAGCAATACTTTTATCTTAAAAATGTTTTTTTGTCTCAAAAGTGCTTCTGAGAAGCAATGCTAAACTGGCCCTAGTACTCATCGATAAATACATTAACATATCTTAGATTCAAGTTAAGCTAATGGCCAATattagagattgaagaagaaagttgtttggattttgttTCACAGACTCGTGATGTTCAAagcaattttattaaaaaaaaaactaaattgtaaaagagaaaGGGAATGAGAGCTTTTGGTTGGTGCAAGCGGTATGAACAAATAGGGCCTTACAAGAACGATTTTAATAACTCaaagacttaaatgaaaactttcgaatagttcaatgatcattttgtaactttttaaagttaagtgatcacattgtaaacttactaatagtttaattaACCTCCTAATGTTTTTTCCATGcataatgctcaaaattgagttCTTAAGGGCAATTGATTTTTTATACCATTCAACTTGAAGTATCAACCCCCTTAATGAATGGGTAAATAATAAGTTTATCACTTatgatttaaattatgttatgatcattaaattttgaaaaattacaatatgATCATTAACATTATCGAATTGTTACATTATAGTCATTGAGTTGTTACTTACCATTAACGGTGCGATGATAATCAAGTGAGACAATAAAATTATTGTTTAATGCACATTTGGAATCCACGTAATTGCCAGACCTTGCATTGCCGCCATCTCTGGTGAGCTCCTTTAACTAGAAATAGCACCATCATGCTCATTTCCTCTTGTTCTTCCTTGAATCAAGCTTAAAACCACTTGAATGAAAACTCAAAGTCAGAAATGTCATGTGTGAACCTGATTTCCATCGTTGCCATCGTTAAATCACCTTGGTTTTTCAATATAATGTTCTTGTTCGCAATAGCTCCTCTATCGTTCAGATTTCCAATTGGAGGCTTCGAACTTCAAAAATTGAGAACACCCAAAATCCTTAGTGTTGTCTTCTTTCGTTTgttgtttatttaatttttggattcaaatttctagagttgaaaagATTCAGAATTTCTAGCTTTGTCTTTGAATATAATCATTTATTAACTAAGATTCTAAATCGATAGATAACATTACAGCTTTTTAATAAAATTCTAAGTTTAGTTAAGTTGATTTTCGAATTTAAATCCCATTCTCAAGTAGCTATTGCATTAGTTAGATGCTAAAGCCTAAACTATATTTGTTTAAAGCAATGACAAGAAACCAGAATACCGGTAAGCACAAAATTGGGGTCCTAAGAGTTAGAGATTGGCATGACCATATATGCAGACATAGAATCTATTTAAGAATTTGTAATAATTGTAGCAGCTGCAAAAAGAAAAAGGCTATATAAGCAAAAGACAAGAGCAGCTTTGGACAATAGGGGGAAGCATAATGTTACCCCTAAATAATGTGTAGGCGGCTGATGTCTTATTTTTCATCATGTCATTGACCAAAGCTGCCTTTGGTTTATTCACATTTCTACGCTTCTAATGAATAGATTAAATATATCATTGAATTTGATTCCATATATGTatctataaaaatatttacttcatgttaaaatttattttttatttagtcgATATTTAAACTTGTATTCTATCACTTAAGTTTGTATCTTTACGATAATATTTTGGTTTCCGCTAATATGACATTGACAACCAATCCGTTTTTGACATGTGACAACCTCTTAATATGCCACAtgacaaatatacatttaaaaaaaaacttttataaatatataagttaATAAAAAAGTATAATATTTTTTGCATCAAGAATAGTTCAGGACaaaaatttatactattttttattaatatatttattttaaggattttaattttttatttatagtcACATGGTATTCTTAGAAGCTGCCATGTGTCACTACTAAATTAGTTATCAATATCACATTAGTACAAATTAATGGTGTTAAACTGGAGGTATCAATCTAGGTGATAGAATACAAATTTAGATACCAACTAGATATTTTTAGACAAATTCGAGGAAAATTGCATATTAATCCTATCTTTTAAATAAGGTATTGAGTTTAAATTTTATAGATGAAGAAAATATATTAAACTGGTTTTGTTTCATCTAAAAGTTCAATTTGATATGATTTTAAATTTAGTCAATGTTCAATATAGCTAtcgaatattaaaatattttagacATAAAAAAGAGAGAGGTTAGTTTACGATTTAACTCGAGCTATACCCAATTTTTTtgtgatatttaaattttttttgtatgTTTCACTTTAATATTTAAGCTATTAATTTTCGTCTCGGTTTACTCAAAAGAAAAATTTATCAATAAAAACTTAACACGTGATATTTATCAATAAaaaatttatcaataaaatttagtCAATGTTCAATATAGCTAtcgaatattaaaatattttagacATAAAAAAGAGAGAGGTTAGTTTACGATTTAACTCCGAGCTATACCCaattttttttgttatatttaaaaaaaattggtatGTTTCACTTTAATATTTAAGCTATTAATTTTCGTCTCAATTtacttaaaagaaaaatttatcaATAAAAACTTAACACgtgataaatttttattaaaagtcAATAATTTTTAAGATAGAAGGATGAAAATGATAGTTTAGATGAGTGGCGAAAAGATATATGAGCTTGGAAATTTTTCATGATGACTtgtacaattttaaaaattttaattagatcttttaaaagatttgaaaattttaattaaactcctaaaattttgaaaattttcattaacCTTCTCCCCATACTTAATGGCATGTTCCGTTTATGTTCACATAtgagataaaaaaattttaaataccgAAATGGAAAAAAGTAATTCCGTGAAAAAGTAATGTTTTTAAAATAGATCAAAAGTCAATTGGGGTACCAAtttgaattaataaaaataattttctccttttcttaattttttataatttttaataatttatttaattaaataggaCAAATCAATcaaactaatcaaattaaaaatagataccatcgaactaattttaaaatttttgaaataaagtTAAAGGAAAATAACAAAGCAAAGCCCAAAAATGGGATCATGCCCCCAACCCAAAGTTCTCTCCCGAGGGCCTATATTTGAGACATTTTTGCATAGGGAAATAAAAAGCAATCCTATTCCTATGTAAATTGACTGACAAATACAactgtaaaatttaaaaattaaaagaagaaaaaagaaacccATAGGATGAGTAGACACTATGATGGAGATTTTCCATAGAAGGGAGTGACAACAAATTTGTGCCTTCTGGAATTTAAAAAAGTATGTATTCATTTGTATTCATTGTTTCTTCCATTGTCtacaacatatttttattttactctttaattcatctttttcatatttttaattaattaaataaaaatattgttaggATTAATATTGTTTCGATTAAGTTTTTTATCCACATCATGTTAAATGTTAGTTCGAATATGATTTAGATTGTATATAAAATGTGtttaaatttattcaaaagatggtTTGAATTTGACATAGTAAAAAACGGCTTTATAAATTTTAATCGTTGTCAATTTTTTATCACATTAAATCTAAGTTATTTAAAAATTGATTCATGCATTTTGAATATGTCATATATCACATATGAAACTGGTATTCAATGACCAATACCTTATTGATACGAGACTAATACTATGAGGGTTTGTTGAACATACTTCACAAAGAAACAACTTGCTAAGACATGTCTCGCCAAAAAATAGGGCCTAGCTAGTTTACAGGCTTGGCCTAACAAAACTATTGTCACAAGTCATTCACACACATATTGTAATCATGTTCCATCAAGTTACATTGTTGACAACTGACTTAACAAGAGATACTTAGATTACAAAAACTTCAGTGATAACATATCAATCAAGGGATTTCATTTTAAATAGTTTTATGAAGTTCAACCAACTCCTTAATTCCAACGACGAAGTTATAGGGAGACTGATAGTGGCCTTGGCCcccaaaaatagtaaaattacttTAGAATCCctttagaaattttaagaatACAAATTACTATagtgataaaattttattttgaccttctaaatatttataatttacttCTGTcccctaaaaaatattttaactttgtctCTGACTGAAAGTTGAATCCTCTTTAAAACTTTTAACCCATCAGCTGAACCATCTTTCAATTCTCCTTTATAAAACCACCAACAAGATTTAATTAGAACAACTAGAATTTGAGAATTATTTCAGAAttcgaatcataatttaaatacattCGATACAATTAATTCATGTTATAATATATAACTAAAAAACCTCATAGttaaaccaatatatatataaaaggggGTCGGATTATAAATAGGAAAGAAACAGAAAAAAGCGATGGGAAAACAGTAAAAAGGTATGGGTAGGGATGGTGGGGAACATCAACTTTTGCTTTTGTTGATCTTTGTTTCACTTCCCTTTCGCAAAATTGGCGTTTCTTTTGGTGTAAGCAAGGATTTGCTTGTTCCCCTCTTTTCTTGTTTTGTGGgagatcattttaatttttttttttttaaattttaaggtgAGACAAAGAATTTACCTTCCAAACGTGGATTCTACACGTGGGGGTAAagattttgattcaattcaatcctaacttttcttctttttccttgTGTTTTGCAAAATTGAGTTACATTGCATATCTCTATGATGGGATCTTTTTTAGTTCTTTAGGTTTCTCTCTTTGAGGAGAAGCCATTAGCCACTATAATAGTGTTTGGGGGGATATCGTAGTGTGTGAACTCACCTATTATTTTCTcacattatattattttaattattacttaCACTCGAGACTTGCAATATTATTAGAATCAGAATAAATTGATCGGTTGAactagttaaattaaaaattgaaaattgatggTCTAATTGATTCAACCATCTATCTAATTTTTAAAACATTAGAGTATTGTGAGtacaaaactaaaaataatttattaaaatttatcattcctatttttttctcttaatatatatatattttgcattAAATTGATATACTATTTATGaacattatattaaaataattaatttatagttTTATAATTACAAATATATGAAAAGTAATGGAATTATTAAAGCCTAATTTTAGTATCAACAAATTTTATTACTTGGGAAGTCATCATTACCAATATCCTCTCCCTTAATTATGTCTTGTGGAGGACGATAATTATATCCATTGAACATAGATTTGGGACAGCAATTTCGAGTTTACATGTTCTATCCTAACGTTTACAACTTCGATGCTATTGTATCCCTGTTCCTAATGACATAATTAATGTATGtttttttcaattaattaattatcctATGAATATTGttaactaaattataaaatggttAAGAACACTTATAATTACGAAGCATGATCGTATTTAgatataaaaatagataaataatttggaattttattttgaCATTCCATATCATCaactatatattttaaattactgTATATTCAACACTAATAAAAAAGGAGTTTGATATCTGCCTTAGGTTCAAGTTTTAAAGAGAGAAAAAACGATATTGAACCGGTTGATATTGTTCCCACAGTGAATTTTGCCCATTAACTTTGTTGAGACCatgaatgtaaaaaaaaaaccataGTAGTAAATTCATATAACGGAAGCATTTCGTCTAGTAAGAAAATCTTATATTTACTCTTGCAAAAGATCTGATTTATGCCCTATAAAACATAAACATTATTGAGCTTATTGAATCTATTAATTCCCGAACTAATGTAAATCCTTCAAACATAAGGGAAACAAACACAAAACATTGAACTACACATCAACCTTATTGAATCGAAATCCCCCTCTCCCAAAAAAGAAAGTGAAAATCATGATTAATACACTTTGGGTTCGGTAAACGACGCGTGTACATGTCGGCTACCTTGACAACATAGCAGCCCAACCACACAACCAGTAATTTCAAGAAATTGCCTCCCTTTGATTCTCCCAACAAAAATTTAGTACCACTTCGTATCTtccaacaatatatatatatatatatatatatatgctactAATCTTTTATGTTTCTTATATAAATAAAACCCAAGGTGGCGGCTCATTCATCTTTCACTCTTCATATCATATCAATGGGTAGAGCTACAAGTTCTTCCTCACCATCATCATCTTTCGAAAGCAGCACTAATTACCATCACTTTGCTGCTTCGTCTGCTTCATCTCACATGGATTTCACCACTGATCTTAGACTTGGTCTTAGCATTTCAGCTTCCCCAAGGTTCTTTCAcagtcttttctttttccttttttatttaacATAATGCTTGTTTTTGGACTGATcggaaaaaggaaatcatttgtacGGTAGGGAACAACCACCGGATTGGCCGCCGCCGGTGAAACTAAGGCCAGCGTATGGTGAAGAAGAACATGAGTGCAACAGTGCAACTTTCTTTGTTAAAGTCTACATGGAAGGGATTCCCATTGGGAGAAAACTGGATTTGTTAGCTCATGATAATTATTACGAGCTTATAAGAACACTTCAACACATGTTCAACACAAATATTATCTGtaaatatttcaattattttttttaattttctctcataaaaaatataatatatagacTATATAGAATGATgggttttcttctttctttctttatgatATTTTTATTGTAGGGGCTGAAGCTGAGGTTGATGGTGACCATTATGAAAAATACCATGTGTTAACATATGAAGATAAAGAAGGGGATTGGATGATGGTTGGTGATGTACCATGGGAGtaagtaaaataaaacataaaacccattttatgtatatatatatataaacaaagtTTAAGTACCAAAGAGCTGAATCTGtttttcaattgcatgttttgtGTGTAGGATGTTCTTGTCAGCTGTGAGGAGATTGAAGATAAGCAAATGTTGAATTTTGAtgcaaaaaaaggaaaaagttttCTACTTTTTAGCGTTTTTTTCTGTTGTGTTTAGTTTTAACTTGTGGAGTGATAATGAATGGGTAGGTAGAAAAATATAGGGTGGAATATGTTTTTAGGATTTGGAAGGTAAAAAGAAAAACCTCATACTATGATGACAAGAGTATCAAGCATCTGTTTTTTTGCTCTTTAGGCTGTGTAAATAAAGctcttcttttttccttttcttttttattttttttggattTATTTGGGTTCTTCGGCCCAATCACATGGGTTTTTCAAGATACATCTGACAGCATGTTTAATATACAAGAAGGTTGCCAATCGAAAATTCACTTGAATCCCTATTCGATTATGAGAAAGGATGGtataaaactataattttacGTCATTTAAATAAAGAATAATAAATTAATTGATATAATTCTACTCAtattattttggtaaataattatttttttataatattttaattttatctcatttaattttttagtgataacttttattttttagagtaaattatgaagaaaatagtatttcatatattaaagtaggaaaaaagaaaaactttGAAAATAAGAGAATAAGGTAGAGACTTTTACTTGTTAGTAACCCAAGAGAGAGCCCATTGAGAAGGAATAGGGTAGTGAAGTCATgacaaaatttaaaagaaaaaaattgaagtcATGCCAAATTGGCCCAACAAATCAATTACtaacattttaataaatataGACTTTTAGACATGTTAAATTTAGGATTTATTTGATTTTCtaatttaaaaatagtttttatttaaattttcaccTTTTTAAGTTGAAAGTAgcgaaattttaaataaaaggctaaaataaattatttttttttaagttagagCGCCATAAAAATGATTATGTCTTAATTCTAATATAAACTCAAAAACTCaactcaattaaaattttaaaattaatttaactcGATTTGATAATAAAAAAATGTAATAATTCAAACTTGAAATAATCAACCTTATAATCCAAACAAATGACTCAATAACATTTAATTTGAAGTGGTTGAAACTTAAAATGATTCAAACTCAAATTGATTAAATCTAAATTAATCCTACAAAACAACCCTTTCGAACATGGATatgaaaaggttaaaatatgtcataagtttcTATACTctttataaatttagaatttagtctctctatttttaaatttcaaaattcaatttcAACTATTAACACTATTaagattattttgttaaattcgagTTCATTACGACGTCATTTTTTTTAGTTACATCGCTATcaagtgagtatttttttttcatttcaaaatgtcatgccaacaaatttaacaaaaaaaatgtaacaatgttaataattggacataaattttgaaatataaaaattagagAGACTAAATTCCTTGAAATAAAAGTATAAGAACTGAATTCTAAATTTGTGAAAAGTATAAAACCTGTTACATATTTTAACCATCTAAAAATTATCCCTTTAGAACCAACATTAATAGAAATATTAGTAGACCAGAAAACTTGGACTAATTTTAATCTAACACAATCACCCCTAATGGTGgagtcaaattttttttttgggtggtgaataaaattatatatttttacgatagtagaaatgtaatttcaccattttaatagtctatatctttataattttaaaagattaaattatttttttattattttagaggccaAAGTACAAATTTACCAatactaatttaaaatattataaattataaaaaatctaaatgaaaaaattttcattttagtacCCACCCACTGATCAcctcaaacatg
This window of the Gossypium arboreum isolate Shixiya-1 chromosome 12, ASM2569848v2, whole genome shotgun sequence genome carries:
- the LOC108478933 gene encoding auxin-responsive protein IAA20-like; the protein is MGRATSSSSPSSSFESSTNYHHFAASSASSHMDFTTDLRLGLSISASPREQPPDWPPPVKLRPAYGEEEHECNSATFFVKVYMEGIPIGRKLDLLAHDNYYELIRTLQHMFNTNIIWAEAEVDGDHYEKYHVLTYEDKEGDWMMVGDVPWEMFLSAVRRLKISKC